The stretch of DNA GGTAATTTCCTCATtattttgaagaagaactcgGTATGAACAATAACCCTCTTTCACGGTTCCATCAGGCAAGGTGATCGCATTAAATCTTGCTTTTTCACGAACAATTCCGTGTACTTTATCGCCAGCATCTGTTTTCACAACTACTTGGTCTCCCGGGAAAAAATCGTCCTTGAATTTTGCGTAAACTTCATCAACTAAAGCATCAATTCTTGGTGTTGTGGAGAATGAGACGTATCGAAGAATCGGCTCTTTGACTGGCTCTGGAAATCTTGCCTCCATCATGCTCATCTCATTTTGTTCAACTTTAAGGGCCTCGAAGAATGTGAAATTGGAGTTTCCGGATGTTTCACATACAAACTTCTTTATATTGTAGTAGTCCATACGACTCAAGTATTGATCGTAATCCAGAAACCACTCTCCAGTTTCAGGAATATACCAAACTTCAGTAGATAAATCGAAATCCTGAGGGAGAACCGGAGGTGGGCTGAACTCCACTTTCTTTCGTTTGAAAAGCACCTAGAAATATGTTAGAACATCAATCTCGAGTCGGATTCAGATCTGATGGAAGTCTCTCTGGATTTCCATCTGAAAAGATCCATCTACAAATACTTACCATTATGGTCTTGAAGGTTTCAAAGGAACTCGGTGTTTTTAGTGTTGTATAATTGGACGTTTGTCTGTTGCTATTAGAGTGACGGATGGAATCTTGATTCACCCCCTTTTCAACGTGTCTTTATCAGTTTTATAACAAGGATGTAAATTTTCAAACGCGTTTGCTTGGAAAAAGGAATAGTCAGCTTAGTTAGTTTTGACAAACAAACAATTCATCCTATTTGCCTCTgcttgaagaaaaagttgaGACATGTCGAAGGAAAACTTAAAATCAGTGGTCGTGGAAGCACCAAACAAAACGCGAGATAAATAGCTACGCTATAGGATGTCCCAAATAACGGGTTATAGAACAACACCTAAATCAGCTAAACTGTTCAGACCCAGAGATAATACAAGCTCTATTTTAACCACAAGCCAACCGTTCAACGTGGCTGAGGTCATATTTTACAATGAGAAATATGGTGTTTTAAATAATTGCCAGTTATTACAAACCACACATATTCGTGCCTATAAATCCAGATAGAGCTGCGTCGACgctaaaaaaataataatcaTGGGGCTCTGCGGCGATTCACAAATCCTCAGTTGTATTTTCCGTCCTTGACGTTGAAAATTTTCTATCCCTGTACTCCCAAATAAGCATAGGATTTAATTTACTCATCAAAGATAGAAGACAATATGGGCATGTAGGTAGTCGTTAGAAAGCACAAAATATGGGAATTATCCTAAAGAAATAGCCTAAACTCGTATTCATAAGCTTTATCAAATATATGTACATGTAAAAGATGACAGTTTGCGGTCTGCAAAACACTGAACGATTATTTGTACAGGAATCCCAACCACCCAgccttggccttttccCTTTCCGCCCGAGGCTGGTAGACGGATATGTTGGacttgatcttgtcgattGCCTCCTCAGCATCATACTGGCGACCCAAGACATCGATGAACTCACCTTCAGGATCCATGAAATAAAAGAAGATAGAGTGGTCAACCAAGTAATCTTGACCTGGCTTGACATTGCGGGGGGTCGAAAAGTAAACTCTGTAGTTCTTACAACATTTCTTGATCTCATCGTAGTCTCCAGTCAGCCCAATAATTGAAGGGTGGAAATCCTTCAAATATTCTTTGACAACCTCTGGGGAGTCCCTTGCTGGATCACAAGTAATGAAGATTGGTTGAAGCTCAATGTTATACTTTGATTTGAGTCCATCCAAGATCAAGCCCAATTTATCCAACTCGTCAGGACAGATATCAGGACAATGTGTGAACCCGAAGTAAATAATGGAAAACTTGCCCTTCAGGTTTTCCTGTGTGAATGGCTTTCCTTCAGTATCAATCAAATTGAATGGCCCACCGATTAATGGTTTACCCACACCCCGGTTTTGTTCAGCTTCCCTTCTTAATTTAAGCTTTTCTTTCTCACTGGTGAATACATAAGTGAGGGCAGAACCAAATATGACAAAGACAACAACAGCTTTCCATGTCATAAATTCAATCGGATTCTTTTTCAGTGTTTGTTTCGAGTAGTCTGGGCCTCCAACAGGAAGTCTTGACAGAGgctttcttttttttggtgcttcttcttcgggCTTTGGATCATTTGGCTTCAGCTCATTCAAGCTCATCCTAGAAAGCGAAAAACTCCTCGTAACAAAACGAAAGTCTCTCTTAGCCGGTGTGATGATTGGTCGTAGCATCATGGATCGTATATTCAAGTTagtcaattttttccaataCAAGTTCATCAGGTAGGATCATACGACATCCTTACACCATTACATAAAACCTAATTCTTGCCTGCACCGGCTCTGAAGTAGATAATATCACCATCCTCCACCGTGTAATCCTTGCCCTTTTGAAGCAACTTACCAGCAGCCTTCACTGCATTCTCATCTCCCAACTCAATCAAATCGTCATACTTCATGACGTTTGCCAGGATGAAAGTTTTCATCAAATCTGTGTGAATAACCCCTGCGGCTTGAGGAGCCTTAGTTCCATCTCTGATGGTCCATTCTCTCACTTCATctttttcaccagcagtgaagaaggagatcaggtccagcttctttctcATAGTCGTGATGATCTTTGGTAAAACAGATGGAGCTCCAACCcttttttcctcctcagctCTTTCCTCATCGGTCTCCATTTGAGACAGTCTTTCCTCGTAGGAAACGGAAAGAGGGATAATGACATCACCTGGAGAATACTTATCGACCCATTCCTTGATCTTCAGCAAAtgtttgttcttctttctgacGTAATCCCTCTCAGACAAGTTGATCAAGTAGATGGTTGGTTTGGCAGTCAAAAGGAACATGGTGTTGATGATTTCAATTTCCTTGGCAGTCCAATTTTGGTTGTAAACTCTCTGGCCGCtctccagaagctcaatgattttttcaacaaaggcggcttcttctttcttttgctTGACTTCCAGGGATTGGCCTCCTCTTTTGGTGATTTTGTGAATGCCTTCTAAATGAGACTTCGCGAACTCGATGTCCTTGAGTCTCAGCTCGTTGGAAATAATGTCCAAATCTCTTGTTGGATCAACATCTCCTTCAATGTGAATAATGTCTGCATCATCAAAGCATCTGACAACTTGATAGATGGCATCAACAGCACGAATGTTGGACAAAAAAGCATTACCCAAtccttcaccagcagcagctcccTTAGTCAAACCAGCAATATCGTAGATGGTGATATAAGCTGGAACCTTCTTTGGAGGCTTGTACAGCTCATAGAGCTTGTCGAGACGCTCTGAAGGAACGATCACACGAGCTTCCTCGGGCTCGATCGTTGCAAATGGGTAATTTGCAGGGTTTCCTAGTGGACATCTGGTGATAGCCTGGAAAAAGGTGGACTTACCAACGTTGGCCAGACCGACAATTCCAGATTTCAGGTTGTTTCCTGGTCTTCCCAGCAAGggctttttttcttcaacttgcttctttggtggcatAGTATAGTTATTAGTGTGTTTTCGACCGTCTTactgaaaattttttaaaagATGGTGATTACATCATCGAATTACTGGCGATCTATTGATGGACCTTCCACCCATTGTGCGAACCTATCTAATCTATCTCCCTCGGCGGCATCTCCTGAGCTTTTCTTATACTGTGTTATTCCATCATACTTCTCCACTTGTAACCTGCggcctccaaaatatcTTCCGTTCATCTTGGAAATGCAATTATTTGCAGCTACGGCAGACTTGAATCGAACACTGACAATACCTTCCTCTTCAAGATCATACAAGACAACATTTGTGACTTCGCCTATTTCTTCACAACCCTCTCGTATATCCTCTTTGATATCTAATATCGCACCCGGGTCGTCTTCGAGTTCCTTGAGGGTGAAACAgtgcttgaaaatgagcgttttttcttctctcaATCGCCTCGTttcgtcatcttcttccGTATCTGACCAATCGTTCACTTTTTTGTGTATCCGTtcgattttcttcttgagtTGTAAGCGTTCCTTAGTCTTCATTTTTACTCGAGGCTTCTGCTCTGCTTTATTATTGAACTCAGCTTTTGAAACCCGAATGGGTGATTCATCTGTAGGTCGAAGCTTTGTTTCATCCAACAGCTCAATCGCGAGGTCACAACTCTCCTCTTTCAGATATTCTATTAGACAATCACCTTTGAAGTggtcttcgtcgtctttATACATTTTAATTTTAGAGGATCCAGTGCGCAAATCCTGTGCAAGAACTCCATATTTACCAAATACTGCCTCCAGTTCCTCGTAGGTTATATCTTGGGGGATCTGACTGACATAAATGCAAGTATTTCTGTTCCTCCGAAACTGCCTCAAttcctctttctcttgCTTCAATTCATCGAGCCGTTGACGCTTCTCGCGTTTCAAATCTTCAGAAGTGCTTACCTCATCATGAGGCCTCTTCTCGGGCAGATAATCCTGTATAACAGGTACCCAACGCTCTAGAATTGGATTGAACTCAAAACACTCTTTTTCCTCTGGATTTTCAATCACCCACCGAGCTCGTACTTTATCAAAGAATAAGTATGTTGATAGATCTGGGGGCAGATCTTCCGGAAGAGTGTTTTGTATGTCGTCGATCAAGGGCATGAGAATATGCACACGCAGATTAGTGAAAATCTTGTAATTTTTTAGTGGCTGCACACCTCACACCGATTTCCCCGAAATCGCAGCGAATAAAGGCGGTGGTGGGGAACGTAATGCTCAGCTGAAACAGCAAACCTATAAATTTGTGGGGGAATTTCTTAGAAAAAAGCACCCTTACTGAAATTTAGTTTTTAGGTTTCTTCACTGTTATTAGAAAAGATGGCTTCCAAGACAATTAAGTTGAACAATGGCATTGAAATCCCACTAGTTGGGTTCGGCTGCTGGAAAGTCGAAAAGTCAATCTGTGCTGAGCAGATTTACGAGGCAATTAAAGTTGGCTACCGTCTGTTTGATGGTGCAATGGACTATGGTAATGAAAAGCAAATTGGCGAGGGAATTGCCAAGGCCATTGAAGATGGTTTGGTCAAGAGAGAGGAGTTGGTTATTGTTTCCAAGCTGTGGAACAGTTACCACAAGCCGGAGAATGTCAAGAAGGCAATTAGAAGAGTTCTTGATGACCTAAAGTTGGACTATTTGGATATTTACTACATCCACTTCCCAATTGCTCAAAAGTTTGTCCCATTTGAGGAGAAATATCCACCAGGATTCTACTGTGGCCCTAATGGTTGGGAGTTTGAGGACGTTCCACTGGCCGTGACTTGGAGGGCAATGGAAGAACTTGTTGAGGAGGGGCTTGTTAAGTCAATTGGTATCTCCAACTTCTCAGGTGCTTTGATTCAGGACCTGCTGAGAGGTTGCAAGATTAAGCCTCAATTGCTTCAGATTGAGCACCACCCTTACCTGACTCAAGAGAAATTGATCAAGTACGTTCAGGCTCAGGACATCGCTGTTGTTGCGTACTCCTCATTTGGACCACAGTCCTTTGTGGAGCTAAACCATGCTAAGGCTAAGGACACTGTTTCTTTGCTCAAGCACGATCTGATCAACAACATTGCTTCTGCTCACAATGTCACCCCTGCTCAGGTCCTTCTGAGATGGGCTACCCAAAGAGACATTTTGGTCATTCCAAAGTCCAACCAAAAGGAGAGGTTGGTCCAAAACCTGACGGTCAATGACTTCAATCTGTCTGAGGAAGAGATCAAGCaaatcagctccttgaacCAGGATCTGAGATTCAATGATCCTTGGACCTGGGACGAAATCCCAACCTTTGTCTAGACCTTTGAAGGAATAGAGTGGTTTACCCACAAACCATTATTGTAGGATAGTAAATCTCCGTCAGTATGGCGAATGTAACGTCGGTCCGAAAGAAAGTCACATATCTGCACGTGACTCGTTCGAAATAGGCAATTTTCTAAACCACCCAATACCCGACTCGAAATCAAAACTCATTTAGATAAAGGAATTGTTTCCCAATTAATGTCAATCAAGAACAGTATGTCTATCATTAACAGAAATATTAAGGTCGCGCTACTTCAATTCTATACCGGCTCCGACAAGCAGGCCAACTTGCAGAAAGTGAAGGAATTTGCGGCAAAGGCTTTTGCGAAAGAGCCAGGTCTTGACTTACTTGTTTTGCCAGAGTGCTTCAACTCTCCATACGCCGTCGATCAATTCAAAAATTATTCCGAGCCAATACCATCAGGGGAGACAACTAAGTTTCTATCTGACCTTGCCAAAGAGTATAATGTCAATATCATAGGAGGATCGTTCCCAGAACTTGGCTCCGATAACAAAATCTACAACACCTCTCTCACTTTTGATAAGAGGGGAGAGATTGTTGCAAAGCACAGAAAGGCTCACTTGTTTGACATTGACATTCCTGGCAAAATGACTTTCAAAGAGTCTATTTCCTTAGCACCAGGAGACAAAGCCACTgttttccaattggacaATTTGTGTAAAATTGGTCTCGGAATATGCTACGACATCAGATTTCCAGAGCTGGCAATGATTGCAGCTAGACAAGGTGCTGGAATTATGTGCTACCCGGGAGCTTTCAATACAGTCACGGGTCCTCGGTTCTGGACAAAGTTTGCTGTCGCTAGAGCTATTGATAACCAAGTATACATTTTGATGTGTTCTCCTGCAAGAAACGTTGAAGGTGGTGGCTACCAGGCTTATGGACACTCCATGGTGGTTGATCCAAATGGGGACGTTCTCGTGGAAGCGGGCCATGGCGAAGAAATTGTCTACTGCGAACTGAAACCGGAAGTTCTTGATGAGGCCAGAAAAAACATCCCAATTACCCTGCAGCGCAGATTTGATATCTATCACGATGTTTCGAAAGATGCTGTGGCCAACGCCATTTAATGATCTTCGGTGAACTTGGATTACGTAACTCGGCTTtagatttttgaaaaataaaaagcCGATCTCGAAGACGCTTACTGATTAGTAGAGTGGATCGTCAAGATGTTGAGACAGGCTCGTGTTCCAAGACGGTTTTACTCCTTTAAAATGCCTCTGGAACGAGTTCCTACTTGTCCTGAACCAGAAGTCGATACAGGATGTACATATTGTCAAATACCAACCTTTCCAAAGAACAAACAACTGGATCATACAAAACCCATAGCCAATACGAAATCTAATCCTTGGAAACACTTGATTGTGATGTCTGGTGATCCTGATTACAAAAACTGGCCCAGTAGATTTGAAACTTCTCCGGGGACAATCATATCGGAGATCCAAGCTCACAAACGGAAAGTGCTGGACCCATTCCACCCGGTGCTCACCAGCATGACGACATTGCAGGAGCAACCGACTACGGAAGGTAATACAGTGATTGGCATATACCCCGATGGTCTTAGGGTGGAAGTGTCTCCAGACAAGGTGGAAGAGTTTTTAATCGGATATCTCAGCACAATACCCGATAATCTTGACCAGGAAGACTCACGGCTCGTGGCAAAAATGCAGGAAGATTTCAGGGCCCAGTTTCCAGCTCAAAAGTTAGATCAGGATCTGGTGCTGATCTGTGGTCATTTAAAAAGAGATATCAGATGCGGGGAATTGGCTCCATTAATCGTACAAGAATTTGAGAAGGTTTTAAAACTGCATGGCGTTGAGAATACTAAATTGGGAATGATCTCACATATCGGAGGACATGTTTACGCAGGAAATGTACTAATTTTTAAGCGCAACGGCGATGTCATATGGTATGGAAGGGTCTTACCGCATCACGTTCAAGGGATTGTCAAGCTGACGCTACTCGAAAATAAACTGATCGAAGAACTATACAGGGGCTAGATAGGGAAGATaggaaaaatatttattatATAAATTCGGAgctatttattttgcaGTTTTTCACCCGTTGGTCATTCACCCTGCACAGCCCTTAAATATTGGTTGGATGACCATAATAACCGGTTAAATCTATATATGGGTAAATGGTGGTCTTGAGTAGGCGGTAAGAATTGTAAAGGCGCAGATGCACTCTGAAAGTTGCTGTGAACAAACCCTGCCCAGAGAAATATCTACATACCTAAATTTTGGTCACGCTTCCCGGGGAAAACGTTTGGCTCAGCATCACGATTTCATCCGGTAAATATTTTTACGTCTTAGACTAGTGTAACAAAAAGAATTTTCTTCCTTAATGGCACCATGGAATCGCTAGATCGAAAGAGATCGCCTCCGTTCCTGGAGCTATCACAGCTTACTGTCCAAGCATTACAGCATAGCCAAAGCCAAGCACAACTAGACTTTGGCAACGTGTTGACCCTCTGGACAACCCTCATAAAATCAAGCGACGtgatcaaaaatggcaaACGACTTGA from Ogataea parapolymorpha DL-1 chromosome VI, whole genome shotgun sequence encodes:
- a CDS encoding Protein SCO1, mitochondrial; this translates as MSLNELKPNDPKPEEEAPKKRKPLSRLPVGGPDYSKQTLKKNPIEFMTWKAVVVFVIFGSALTYVFTSEKEKLKLRREAEQNRGVGKPLIGGPFNLIDTEGKPFTQENLKGKFSIIYFGFTHCPDICPDELDKLGLILDGLKSKYNIELQPIFITCDPARDSPEVVKEYLKDFHPSIIGLTGDYDEIKKCCKNYRVYFSTPRNVKPGQDYLVDHSIFFYFMDPEGEFIDVLGRQYDAEEAIDKIKSNISVYQPRAEREKAKAGWLGFLYK
- a CDS encoding putative GTP-binding protein OLA1, which translates into the protein MPPKKQVEEKKPLLGRPGNNLKSGIVGLANVGKSTFFQAITRCPLGNPANYPFATIEPEEARVIVPSERLDKLYELYKPPKKVPAYITIYDIAGLTKGAAAGEGLGNAFLSNIRAVDAIYQVVRCFDDADIIHIEGDVDPTRDLDIISNELRLKDIEFAKSHLEGIHKITKRGGQSLEVKQKKEEAAFVEKIIELLESGQRVYNQNWTAKEIEIINTMFLLTAKPTIYLINLSERDYVRKKNKHLLKIKEWVDKYSPGDVIIPLSVSYEERLSQMETDEERAEEEKRVGAPSVLPKIITTMRKKLDLISFFTAGEKDEVREWTIRDGTKAPQAAGVIHTDLMKTFILANVMKYDDLIELGDENAVKAAGKLLQKGKDYTVEDGDIIYFRAGAGKN
- a CDS encoding Splicing factor U2AF-associated protein 2 → MPLIDDIQNTLPEDLPPDLSTYLFFDKVRARWVIENPEEKECFEFNPILERWVPVIQDYLPEKRPHDEVSTSEDLKREKRQRLDELKQEKEELRQFRRNRNTCIYVSQIPQDITYEELEAVFGKYGVLAQDLRTGSSKIKMYKDDEDHFKGDCLIEYLKEESCDLAIELLDETKLRPTDESPIRVSKAEFNNKAEQKPRVKMKTKERLQLKKKIERIHKKVNDWSDTEEDDETRRLREEKTLIFKHCFTLKELEDDPGAILDIKEDIREGCEEIGEVTNVVLYDLEEEGIVSVRFKSAVAANNCISKMNGRYFGGRRLQVEKYDGITQYKKSSGDAAEGDRLDRFAQWVEGPSIDRQ
- a CDS encoding NADPH-dependent D-xylose reductase; translated protein: MASKTIKLNNGIEIPLVGFGCWKVEKSICAEQIYEAIKVGYRLFDGAMDYGNEKQIGEGIAKAIEDGLVKREELVIVSKLWNSYHKPENVKKAIRRVLDDLKLDYLDIYYIHFPIAQKFVPFEEKYPPGFYCGPNGWEFEDVPLAVTWRAMEELVEEGLVKSIGISNFSGALIQDLLRGCKIKPQLLQIEHHPYLTQEKLIKYVQAQDIAVVAYSSFGPQSFVELNHAKAKDTVSLLKHDLINNIASAHNVTPAQVLLRWATQRDILVIPKSNQKERLVQNLTVNDFNLSEEEIKQISSLNQDLRFNDPWTWDEIPTFV
- a CDS encoding hydrolase NIT3 translates to MSIKNSMSIINRNIKVALLQFYTGSDKQANLQKVKEFAAKAFAKEPGLDLLVLPECFNSPYAVDQFKNYSEPIPSGETTKFLSDLAKEYNVNIIGGSFPELGSDNKIYNTSLTFDKRGEIVAKHRKAHLFDIDIPGKMTFKESISLAPGDKATVFQLDNLCKIGLGICYDIRFPELAMIAARQGAGIMCYPGAFNTVTGPRFWTKFAVARAIDNQVYILMCSPARNVEGGGYQAYGHSMVVDPNGDVLVEAGHGEEIVYCELKPEVLDEARKNIPITLQRRFDIYHDVSKDAVANAI